The DNA segment CACGGTCCTCGGGCAGTATACGTATCTCGCGACGATCGTCTTCTGGGGCTCGATCGCCGCCGTCCTCCTGCGCCGGGCCGGCGCGCTCCGCCGAGCGGCGAAGACCGTCCTGTTGCTCTACCCGGTCGCGTACGTCTGGGACTGGTACACCCTCGAGGTCGGCGTCTTCGACATCATCGAGCGCACCGGAATCGACGTCGCGGGCATCCCCCTAGAGGAGCACTGCTTCATCGTGGTCGTCCCGTCGCTCACCATCGCGTTCCACGAGACTGTTCACGGCGAGCCGGGTTCGTCGTCGGACTGATCGCGACTGACGACGAACACCGGTACGGACGTCGCCTGGAGCAGCCGCTCGGGGCGGTCCCCGACGAAGAGATCGCGAAGCGACGGTGCGGCCTCGCCGATCACGACCGCGTCGTGAGTCGAGGCGATCTCCGCGATTCGCGGCACCGAACGTTCGCCGATCGCGACCTCGAGTTCGAACAGCGACGGGTCGAGGCCGCGCTCGACCAGTCGTTCGCGAGCCCCCCGAAGGAGGAGCTCGCTCTCGTCGCGGTACTCCTCCTCGCTCGCGACGTGGACGAGCGTTACCCCCACCGTCACCTCGCGAACCAGCGTGACGACGAACTCGACGATCCGATCGAGGGCGGCGTCGCCGTGAAGCGGGACGAGCACCCGTTCGAGACGTTCGATCGGTCCCGGCCTGAGGACCGCGTCGGTTTCGTGTTGATCCCGCACCCGATCGATCGTCTCCTCGTGGTCGGGCGTGAACACCAGCATCGACTCGATCGACCGCCCCTCGGCGACGAACGGCGCCGCGAGCGTCTCGACCCGTGCGGTCGCCTCCTCCTCGCGCTGCTCGCGCGCCTGTTCGACGGGCGTCTGTTCGGGGATCGGAAAGTAGCCGAGCAACAGGACGTCGAACGGCTCGAGAAGGGTCAGGAGCTCGGGCGAGGGTTCCGGGTCGCTCGAGACGTCCACCGGAACGAGCACTCGCGGACGGGACATGGATACCCTTCAGTTCAGCCGGCGCGGGTATGAACGTTCGGGAGCCTCAGTCGTGGGCGCCCTTCAGCCGGACGTCGCGGCCGTACGCGAGGTACCAGCCGGCAGCCCCCAGTAGCACGAGGAGGCCGACGACCTGCGAGAGGGGCGCCATGAAGGCGATCAGTCCGAAGCTGGCCGCGGCGCCCACGAGCGGCAACACCGGCGAGCCGGGCGCGCGGAAGTCGGGATCGTACCAGTCGGGATCGGTTCGGCGAAGCTGGACGAGCGTCACGCAGATCAGCCCGTACATCACCAGGTGGAGAAAGGAGGCGACCTCCGCGAGCACCTCGACTCGTCCGGTCAGAACGAGCAGGGCGATCGGCCCGCTCGCGAGCAGCACGGCGACGTGGGGCGTGTTGTAACGCCGGTTGAGCGTTCCGGCTTCCCCGGGGAGCAGGGCGTCGCTGCTCAGCGCGTAGATCGCCCGCGACGCCGAGAGGATCGAGGCGTTGGCGCTCGAGACGGTCGCGAGTAGGCCCGCGACGAGGATGGCGAGTGCGCCCGCGATACCGACGTAGCTGCGTGCGACCTCGACGGGTGCGGTCTCGCCGAGCTCGGCGAGCCGCGCGCTGCCGAACGCGCTGGTCGAGACGTAGATCATCGTCACGTAGAGGACGCCGACGACGAGGACGCTCCCCACCATCGCGATCGGAAGGTTCCGACCCGGATCGCGGATGTCGCCGGCGACGGTCGCGACCTGGACGAACCCCAGATAGGAGGTGAAGACGAGTGCTGCGGTGGTGAAGACTGGGGCGATCCCGTAGGGGATGAACCGTTCCGGAGGGCTGGGCGCCCCGATGACGCCCAGCGAGTCGAGCATGCCGTAGGAGAGGAAGGCGACGAGGATGCTCAGCAGGAGGGCGACGATGACGTTCTGTAGCTCGCCGGCCTTCTCGGTTCCGCCGATGTTCACCGCCGTGAGGAGGACCGCGCCCGCGAGCGCGATGGCCGTGACGACCGTACCGCCGCCGCCGGCCCCCAGCAGGGCGGCGGCGTACTCGCCGAAGCCGACGAGGTAGAACGCCGAGGCGAAGACGAGCCCGATCCAGAGGCTAATGCCGACGACGCAGCCCGGGAGCGTGCCGAACCCCCGCGAGATGAAGTAGTAGCCGCCGCCGCTCTTGGGCATCGCGGTCGCGAGCTCCGAGGCCGGAAGCGCGACCAGCAACGCGATGAGCGCGCCGATCCCGAACGAGACGGTCGCGGCGAGCCCCGCCCGTCCGGCCGCGATCCCCGGGAAGACGAAGATGCCCGCGCCGATCATCGTTCCGATTCCGATGCCGAGTGCCGCGCCGAGCCCGAGGGTGCGTTCGAGTTCGGACTCGGTCTCGACGGTGATCTCCGGGGCCATACCGACGTGAGTGTCGGTCAGTCCTTATAGTTCGTCGGTGCCGAGGGTCAGAGGGTCCTGCCGCACTCGTGACAGGCGTCCATCCCGGCGGCGTTGATCGTCCCACAGGAGGGACACCGGAGGACGTTCGATTCGGTTCCGGTGACCTCCTCGACGAACGACGCAAGCGAGTGCGAGCGCTCGACCTGGCGGAGTTCCTCCTCGGTCAGCAGGCGATAGATCAGCTCCTCGTCGCCCATCGCCTCGAGCAGGCGGACCAGTCCGAGGAATAGGAGCGTAGGCATGACGATCACGAAGACCGCGACCGCCAGCCGGAAGGCCATCGTCAGGCCGCTCGCCTCCTCCATAGGGACGTGTTGGCGTGGAACAAGTAAGCGGTGTCGCCCCGAAGGGGTGGATATTACCGTGCCGAGCGCCGAATCGACGTATGCACACGAATCGAGGAGCCGTAGCCGTGCGGCGAGCGGGTGATGCGGAATGAACGCGGGACGCGTCGACGCGCTGGTCGACCTCGCCTACGGCGTACTGATCTTCGTCTCGGTGGTGCTCATCGTCTACGTCGGGACGACGGTGGGCGCGGCGTTCGGATTCGGCGTCCTCGCCTCCTACGCGATCCACGTCGTCTGGAAGATGGCGCGGTTCGATCCGGAGTGGATGACCCAGGAGGTCACCGAGGAGGTGACGGAGGAGGTCACCGAGAACGTCGAGCGGACGGTCGAGGGCCAGCTCGACGAGGTCGCGAAACAGCTCGAGAGGGTCAACGAACGGATCGACCGCCGACCGAAGAGCGAGGAGTTCGAGGAGAAGATCGACGAGGTCACCGAGAAGGTCGAGGAGGAAACCCAAGACCCGAATCGCGGCTCGTC comes from the Halalkalicoccus sp. CG83 genome and includes:
- a CDS encoding lycopene cyclase domain-containing protein, whose translation is MRPDITVLGQYTYLATIVFWGSIAAVLLRRAGALRRAAKTVLLLYPVAYVWDWYTLEVGVFDIIERTGIDVAGIPLEEHCFIVVVPSLTIAFHETVHGEPGSSSD
- a CDS encoding universal stress protein; amino-acid sequence: MSRPRVLVPVDVSSDPEPSPELLTLLEPFDVLLLGYFPIPEQTPVEQAREQREEEATARVETLAAPFVAEGRSIESMLVFTPDHEETIDRVRDQHETDAVLRPGPIERLERVLVPLHGDAALDRIVEFVVTLVREVTVGVTLVHVASEEEYRDESELLLRGARERLVERGLDPSLFELEVAIGERSVPRIAEIASTHDAVVIGEAAPSLRDLFVGDRPERLLQATSVPVFVVSRDQSDDEPGSP
- a CDS encoding APC family permease — protein: MAPEITVETESELERTLGLGAALGIGIGTMIGAGIFVFPGIAAGRAGLAATVSFGIGALIALLVALPASELATAMPKSGGGYYFISRGFGTLPGCVVGISLWIGLVFASAFYLVGFGEYAAALLGAGGGGTVVTAIALAGAVLLTAVNIGGTEKAGELQNVIVALLLSILVAFLSYGMLDSLGVIGAPSPPERFIPYGIAPVFTTAALVFTSYLGFVQVATVAGDIRDPGRNLPIAMVGSVLVVGVLYVTMIYVSTSAFGSARLAELGETAPVEVARSYVGIAGALAILVAGLLATVSSANASILSASRAIYALSSDALLPGEAGTLNRRYNTPHVAVLLASGPIALLVLTGRVEVLAEVASFLHLVMYGLICVTLVQLRRTDPDWYDPDFRAPGSPVLPLVGAAASFGLIAFMAPLSQVVGLLVLLGAAGWYLAYGRDVRLKGAHD